Genomic segment of Eretmochelys imbricata isolate rEreImb1 chromosome 24, rEreImb1.hap1, whole genome shotgun sequence:
ATGCATCTGTAGGTACCTGAAAGACGCAGCAAGTCTCCCATCAAAGGGTTTCCTCCATCTCCCTCACAAGGGCCTGAATCCAATGTCCATTGGGGCCAATGGAAAGACGCCTGTTGATTCTAATGCCCAAGCATGGCTGGTGAAATGGACTAACTGGATGCAACTTCTGCAGAGTGAGGAGGGAGAAGATTGGGTTCCACATCCTGCTCCCCCCTCGGAGATGAAAGTCTCAGCCCAAGAAGGCTGGCTAAAAAGTGGAAGGAGTGGTGGGTGACAGGGTTGCGATTCAGGCCTCTGAAAAGCTGGAGCTCAGATAGCAAGTGCGGTTCCCTGAAATGCATGGCCCATGCTCCGGAGCATTCACTTTTCAATTAGGATTTAACATACAAAAGCAACATCATCTCTGGCTTAAGGCCAGAAGCAGCCCATGACTGGGATGGATGGTTACTTCCCTGCCAAGCTCAAGACAGATTCCAGTGGGATCACCCTGGAAACTGAAGGCCTCCAGGCCGGGTACAGTCCAAGTAAACtgcccccgcccacccccatACATGGAGCCTCAGCCCTGGGTTATAAGGAGCACTGGGAAAGGTGAGAACAAGGCCCATTCACGCTCCACTGCACGTATCAAGGTGGGAGCCGCAGAGCAGGAAAGATGATGGAAGTTGGGGGGACACGGATGCTCGTTTAATGGGGACTTGGCTGCGACCCACCAATCCCCTCCTCAGAGACATCAGGTGGTAACCTGACCTAGGTCTGCCATGATGGCCTCTAGGAAAGGCTCCCACCCCTGCGCCGTCCTCCCCTAAGCTTGTGCTGGAAACGCGCTGTAGGAGAAACTAGTGAGCACGGAATTGCCATCGTTCGAGGGTGGTAACGAAGGACCGAGGCTCCCGGGACCACGCTTGGGACAGACACACGAAACCAAGAGAGGGCAGTTACCAGCTGCCTGCCAGCGCAACTGCAGCTTACATGCTGCCCAGACGATTGGCAGAGACACAGCTGGGTACATTGTTCAGCCCACAGAGTCCCAACACTCCGGATCCTGACATTCCCACCCTCTGGGGACTCTCCAGTCGAGACCTGAACTCCGAGGCTTAGAAAGCAAGTTTGGGAGGCAGCACAGGAAGTACCTGTCGCTGGGACATGCCCACCCCCTCAAAGACCCGCCCCAGCACGTTGCTAGCACGACAGCTCCAAGTGCATCCGACTCACGGGCTCCGCAAGGCAGCTTTGGGAGAGACAGTCCCTTTCGGACCAGAGGCCGGGTCTACATTACACACGCCGCtctaactacgtcgctcaggggggtggattttttttacacccctgagcaacgtcaTGAGACCGACCTTAACCCACCCCGTGGCTGCCGGgacagctctctcctgtcggcttagaACGTCTCCACCAGAAGCGCTACAGCGGGCCGCCGATGCGAGTTTGGAGCGTAGCCCTGCCCGGAGACGCGAGCTCGTGCGGGCTCCCTGTGATCTACTGAGGATGGGGTTCTCCTGCTCCTggcttttccccaccccacccttctgAAAGATTCAAACCCTTTTCCCCTCTCCATCCGCTTCAAAAGCCTCGTTTGAAAGGTTCGCTTGGGAAATCCAGGCAGGGGGGTTAAGAGCTTCGTCGAGCTGCAACTCAGGGCTGCGTACCAGACTGGCAGTGCTGGAGACTGGAGGCCAGCGATAATCCAGAGGATGGGTACAGCATGGGCAGCGGCAGGTTAACCCTCTCCTACCCTCCCACCCACGTGCCCCTCTGGGGGTGGTATGTTACAGCATCAATACCCAGTTGGAGGAGAGTGAATGAGCCAGTCTCATCAGCTGAGTAAGCCACCCTGCGGAAGCGAGGAAAGTAAAGGGGCATGAAATATCAGACAACGGAGAGAGACGCAACTCAGCTcgagcagcagcaaagcagttGGACCCCGTACACTGGAGCCTGCCCTGAACCCTGCGTTAACAGAATCCGATGCTGTAGGTTTTGCCAAGTGGCGCTGGAAAACAGTGGAGTTGTTTGGTTCCCACCAAGATCTCACCATCCGAATCCCGGGCAAATGCCCAGCGTGACTGGGTGCGGTTTCGCCAGACGACTCATGGCCAGGTGGGAGCCCTTGGATCGGGCCTGATTTTGAGGAGGTAGCACTTGGGAGGAGCCAGGGTTATCTGGGCACCTATCACCCtgagctgcgggggtgggagcAAGCCCTTTAGATGAACAGGGTTACCCGGTTCCCTTTCCAGCAGCCACAGAAGGATGGGCAGCTCCCAGCGTCAGGAGGGACAGCAGTGCCCAAATTCTGTTGAAGCCGTTCCTACAACTCCAAGTCCCCCCGTTTGTCCACTGGCCCAGCAGACAGATCCGGTTCTGCCCAGGGCACTCTCCCATCTCCAGCATGGCAGCAGGGACGCGATGCCGTCCAGTCTTCACGGCGTTTCGCCTTCAGGGGGATGGCGAGAGGGGGCTCCGTGTGCCCCCGGTGCCCCCGGCTGGGGCTCTCTGCTGCCATGGCGAGTCTCCCAAGTGGGTCCTCTCGCCTGTCAGTCGCCCAGCCGCTCTcgaagcaggtccagctcctccGCAAGTTCAGCGAGCGTGGAGGCAAAGAGGCCGCGCTGATGGGGAGAGTCAGAGACACAGACAGTAAGGGCGGTTCAGGGATGGCTGAGTCTACACTGTGCCTAGCTTTGTGGGTGCTCCCAAGCTGCACTCCCTGGGGCTGGCGACCAGGCAAGTGAGAGACTCAGCACCCCAGCTAGACTCGGGTATAGCGCAAGGGCTTGGGGGACACGATGGCTGAGTCAGCCCCAGCTGGAACAACCTGGGCAGGTAACGCGCCTCTGCTCATGGCCCTCCGTCCTGTCGCAGTCTGGGTGCCCGGTGCAGATCCACCAATACCCTCCTATCCTGACCTGCAACAGACCCTGCTATCCCAGGCCTGCGGTCCCCCCCCATACACTCAGCTCAGCCGATGCCCCTCCAGCTGTTCGAGCCCTGGGCCTTTCCCATACAgactaaaaaatatatttttttttaaaaaacacaaatcaCCAGAGCAGCCAGGCCTGGCAGCTGCCGGGGATTTTGAGGCCTCTGTCTCAGGTGGATTGAGATCATTAGCAAGATCTAAGCCATGCCAGTGGCCAAACCAGAGCCATGTTCCTCTGCCCCCCAGAGAGCCGTGCTACGTTCTTCCTCTAACTCCGATGTCCAGGAAATGTTTCGATGCCCTCAGGCAGGCCGGGCAGGGAAAGGGAGCACCTCAGCGTGTGACAGGGCCTCTGGAGGCTCAACCGGGGAACTCTGTTTCCAATCACAATCCTTTTAAGGAAGCCGAAAGTGACAGGGCATCATATGTATGGGTCCCTCTTTCCAGATGTTTCCCATGCAGGGCTCTTTGCAGGGAAACTGCAGCCAGGTCAGCTGCAGCCTCCCTGGATTTAAAAGCCTGGGCCCAGCTCTGTTCGGCAGGGACCCTCTCTAttatctgtttgtacagcacctaaaacAATGGGGCTCCGCTCTCGAGGCGCTACTGTAACAAAAATGAAtatgggaatcaggactcctgggttctcttgtAACTGACTCGCCATGCCACCTtcactttgcctcagtttacccctctGCACAAGAGGGTATTAATACTGGACTTCCTACAGGGGATACACAGAGTATCTTCATTACCATCCTCAGTCCATCCCCGCACCCAGATTCGACAGAGAGGTAATTTGCTACTAATCTACAGGTTTCATCTGGCACCCTTCACTATAGATTCTGACCCCATGGAACCactaatggatttatcctcacaaccccctgggaagcagggcaggattattcccattttatacaGAGGAACGGAGGCACAAAAACtagatgacttgcccaaggtgacctATAGAGTCAGTGgcggagccaggaacagaacccaggtctcctgactcccaggccagtgctctatcTGCTAGGCTATGCTGCTCCACCCAATAGCAACAGGAGGCACAAGGcatctgtggtagagcagggaagtGGCTCCTAGGTCCCAGCTCAGAGCCTTAACCCCACAGCCACTCTGTCTGCTAATGTCCCTGGTGCTGGCGTTACCTGAACTTCCTGGCTCCCCCGCAGGTAACACCTTCTCCAGAGCTGGATCAGGGGGCCCACAGAGGCAGGAAGTAGCAGCCCctcaggctgcagggggcagccacTGGGTTTGCTCCTCAAGGACCGGTCCTGTTCGCTGAGGCTCTCCAAGGACTGAGCCCACCGCCAGCCCTTTCTGGAAAGCGAGCCATTCTtccaggggaagaggtgggtctGTGGTGAGAGGCCCCCCTTGACAAACAGGTACACGGCCCCGTTCCCAGACAAGGCAGCTtccagctggagagagagagagagagagagagggatgggggggaCGGAAATCCAGGACAGTAACACTCAGCacattttctccctcccccccaggtttTGGTGCTTCAGCCGGGAGCAGGATACTTTACTGAACCCTGCCTAGGAGAGAGTGTGGACTAGGGGTTAGAGGGGAGGACTGGgcttcaggactcctgggttctattgccagctctgggaggagagtagggtctagtggttagagcaggcatgctggcatcaggactcctgggttctattgccagCTCTACTAGTGACACAGAAAAAGTAAACTGAGGCTCAGAAAGGCCTCGCAGCCATCAAGAAAACCCAGTTGCCCTGACCCCTACAGCCCCATGGCATGACTGCCGGACaacacactccctgcccccaaatcgCTCCTACTACCCCACCCAGTGTTTGGAGCCCAGCGCACTCACCTTGTCGCCCCCTAGTGGGGCAGAGTTGCCATTTGGaacgctgctgctgcccctggcaTAGGCGGGATTTCTGAACTGTGCCCTCTGCTGGGTGGTGTAGCGCAGCGCCCAGTCCCAGATGGTGGGCAAGTAGGGGCCCCCCGTCTCCTTCACCAGGCGGCCACCCTTCTGCAGGATCTCCAGGGGAAGGGGTTCCCGCCAGCCGTTGACGGGCGCGTAGATCTGGTTGGAGGCACGGTGCTGGGAGATGAAGAGAGAGTGCGAGAGGTGTCTCCGAGAGGAACAGCGAATGCACATCCCTATCCCTTTGCCCCCCTGGCCCTGAGAGAGGCTGCACTCCGTACCCCACTGAGGCTGGGCCAGGAGCGGGCCCTTTAAGGGGAACGTTATGCACTGAGGATCTCAGAGCGTCACAGAGGTGGAAGAGAATCATGAGCCCCACCCTGTtctatggatggggaaactgaggcacaaagaagcaAGTTGACTCGCCTTAGGTCAGGCagtgagccaggaatagaagaacccaggagtctggtctcccagtctcctgctctgttaggagctgggaataaaacccaggagtcctgttctCCAGCTGCCTGTTCTAGGCCATGCCTCACTCTCCCAGCtgagaagagaacccaggagtcctcactCCCAGGCCTTGCATTAACCCCAGCACCGGATTTCCCCCTTCTCCGCCCACGGTAGGATAGCGCCTGGGGCAATGACCGCAGAGCAGCCGAGTGTTTCACTGTAGCTGGGAGGCTCCATGCTGGACCCACCTGATTTCTGCGATCTCTCTCCCACTGGCAGTTAAACAGGAAGGTGCTGAAGAAGGGTATGTAGCTGCTGTCGTGGAGGGCCACCAGGTATGTCTCTGTGAACTCAAAGGATGCTGGGAactgctggagcagctgccacACGCAGTCCAGGAAAAGCAGAAACACCGGAGACTAtaagagagggggggaaaagaaaaaaaaaaaaaaacagaactccCTGAGGACACAGCAAAAATGCAGCCAACTCTGGGGCGCAACAGAACAGCTCCCGAAACAACCTGCAGCAACACTGCATAGCAATCGCTCTCCCACCACTGAAAAGCAGCTGACTCTGGGGTGGAAAGTGGCAGCTGCGGACCATCCGTGCAGCAATGCTGTGGAGATTTACCCAGAAAGGAAATACCGTCAAACTGCTCGCAGCAATGCTGCGATTGACCGGGGCAGCTTGAACAACCTGCCCTGGGGATCAGagctcaggccctgcccccacataGGAGCAAACGATCTGTGCTCCTTCTCTGGTGCCTATCTCCATAGCATCTGGGCGCCTCGCCATCTCCAGTGCATttattccccccagctccccgggAAGCACGGCCATTATCCCGTTGGACAGATGACGAACTGTGGTAGAGAGGGAGCCAACGGCAGAGCGGGGAATTGGACCAAGGAATCCGGAGCATATCCAGGCTAGCACGGAAGCaccagaccatctttcctctctaaCTTAttactcccctgccccctttgcAGCATCTCAGCCGACTTCTGCGTGGCACAGGCCAGAGATCGTCGCCCAACGACTCCTCCACCAAGCCCATTAGCTTTCGGTGGAGCTAGAGCGTGTCTTTCAGCAAGAGGCCAAACAATCCCGATTCAAAGGCTCCGAACAGCCGCTCCCATGGCTAATTGCCCGCACTGTAATCCAGCACAGGCCGGTAACAGTGTCATTCACAGGCTGCCCAGCAGAGGTCCCCACCAGAGCAGTGGATCCTGAGCCAAGGACAAGCGTCCTAGCAAGTATCCAGCTGGACAAAGCCTAGAGGGGTTGCTTGGGTTTGGTTCAGACTCCGGAGCTACTGCCGATCCCCACCCAGCCATCTCCGCACCTTCCCAACTGCGGCCCCCACAGCCAGTTGCTCCCACCTTGCCTCTCCCCTCACCCAGCCCCCTTATCCCAGCCCCACCATAACAGATGCTGACATGACTGGCAGCAGAGGGAAATCTAGAGCCCAGGGCCCCAAGtgccctggctgggagcagggcagacGCTGGGAATGATTGGATCACAGCTGCTTTCTGAGTCCGGCATCCCACCAGCCgacgggggaggagggaaggcaacCGTCAGTCCAAGAAACCCTCTCAGTTTTGCATGGCCATCAAGCCACGCTCCCGGCCAGCTGTGCTCGGAGCCAAAAGGCAGAGCCCACGTGCTGGGAGACATTCGACACAGTGGTGTCACGGGGGCCGGACTGGTAGAACTCCCATCGCTCTCAAGCATGCCCCCCTCTGGCCAACACAGCCAGGCATCAAGCCGGAGCCGCGGGTGCTCAGAGACTCACCTCCTCACGGTCGTTGTCCCGGAGGAGATTGAGGCGCTGGAGGAAGGGGTGCCCTGCCACCACCCACTCCTTCTGCAGCAGGCTCTGGAACCCAGACTGGGTGCGGGCGTGGGGATCTGACAGGATCTGGACAAGGGAGGCCAGCAGGCAGTTCAGATCCCGGTCATCTGACTCTGTGAGGCGGAAGGGTACAGAGAGTGAGGGACCTCGGCAAGAGGAGCATCACGGCTCCACTGTCCAGAGAcctctctgctgcagctgctaaTGCAGAGGCTGATCGGCAGTAGCTCTTGTGATGTCCCGCAAGGATCTGGCCTGGGACCCACTCAATGACCCTCCATCAGTCCCCGATTCCCAGAGTCGGCCAGCCCGCCCACTGGCCAGCATGGAGCCTGTGACCCAGGCACCCCTTGGTGCCAacaggcagagggcacaggggttGCATAGGGTTTCCCAGGGATCAGATATATGCACAATAGTTCACCCAGGGGTgacatgtgaggtctctaccaagagccagtagcccactagTCTTTACAGTAATTGCAAACTGGATGGATGGATAATATTTAGGGCATGAGGGgcctgaaaattatgttcttaaagtcttggacttaaggcaggtcaccaggaggtaacagacacctctccccctgcctggCAGTTTGGCTATTGTGTATTGTATGCCTCACATCGGAGACCTATTTACATATTGAGCCAGTGAGGAAATGAGAAACTGTGAAATCTACAGGAAACAAACAGTggagggaggtttcagagtaacagctgggttagtctgtatttccaaaaagaaaaggagtacttgtggcacctcaaagactaaccaatttatttgagcataagcttgtgctaagcttatgctcaaataaattggttagtctctaaggtgccacaagtactccttttctttttagtggagggaggggaggtgtccTGCTTCTGAATACAGACAGAGGGTGGGGCTGGCATATCTTGgggagcaaagaaacagcattgagtcctccacctaggagcaaagctggaccctggCTGTAAAGTCCTGCAAGGATTTGGGGTGAGCGTTGCTCTAGGAGACAGGAGGGGACTGTTAATTCGGTGGAGCTCGAGAAGGCCTGCTGTGAGGTGTAACCATTCCTTTCCCACACTGCCACTTGCTGCTCCTTGCATCTCTGGGCTTGGCCATGTAAACCTAGCCTCGGTTTCACTAGAAGTAGACCTAAGTGCTGGCGAGTGGTGATGTGAGCAGGAACTGGGAAGTTGGGGTGTGCTGCTTCTTTGGGAGCAGCGAGTCAGTGAATGCTGCCAGTGGCCAGTGCACCGGGGCTGGACCCTCCACGGAGATGGGCCAATCGCTAACCTACAGAGCGACAGCAGGGCCCACATGACCTAGAGCGGAGTGCTTGCATTGCCCGTGGGGTCGGGGAGCCAACCcccggcaggcacagacaagCCTGCCTCACGCAAAGGACAGGTAGTAGCCAGGTGCCTCACAGATCTGGGAAGCGTCACAGAGCCTGTACCGAGGAGCTCACTGCAGCTGCTTATTCCCCTGCCGGGCTCACCCCatccctggccctgcctcagGGCAGCCAGCCTGTGCTTGGGCCGGAGGAGGGAGCGACATACTCTACCTTGCAGGATGACAGAGCGGGACCTCTCCGCCACCAGGGCGGCCACCTCGCTCGCTTTCCTCACGCAAGCCCTGCAAGGAGAGGGGGTCACTACTGAAAACGAAgaccctgcagccaatgggaagcaaaggaccccctcacccccccagcaccATCTGAAATTCATCCAGCCAGGCACGGTCCTGCCAGTCACTCCCCCCAGAGAGCTCCACCCCCCACGCTGGGGCAGCCCCCAACAGAGGGATGGTGGTTACCCAGTCCCACCCAGATGTTCTGTAGGGCCTGTGCTCCTGGAGTTAAGGCGTCAGCGTATGGGGCGGCTCTCACCTGATGTGGTCCAGCCAGCGCGTCCCCTCCAGGGCAGAGAGCCACTTCTCATCGGCCACAGAGGAGTCTGAAAGGAAGCCACGCCGAAGAACCCCAATTACTACTTTGGCTGTGGAGAGGTTTATCCAGCCTCCAGCCGTGTAGCGCCAGGTTATCATTACTGGGTTTTAATCCTCACCACCCCCTTGGCAGGGAGCGAATGATTATCCCTGGTCAGACagaggaaatgaggcacagaggaggTAAAGTGACTTGACCCAGATCAGACAGTCTGTGGCCgagatgggaacagaactcaggtctcctcagtcccagcctaGAGTCTTGAACATCCTTCCTTTGGGCTGCCTTTTCTGTGGCAGGTCAGGAATTGTCCCGGAGAGAAGACAAGGAAGGAGACATGGAAGGAAGAGACCCTCGAGTCCCACCTGCCTCTCAGCCAGTGCAGGACTGTGCTCTGGCTTTAGCCAGGCCTGTTTTACGGAGCCCTGGCTTCCTTGCGTCAaacagccagctgcttccaggaggaGAGAGACGGCCTCGGGGTTACAGTATCGGCCTCCGATCTTGGTTCTGACAGACTCCCTCAGGCAAATCATGTAATTCTCTGGGCCTCACTTCCCCCCCGTAAGGCAGGGATAATACCTCCCTGGGGGATTGGGAGGATATAACCCACGGCACGAGACACTCTGACAATGGTGGAGCCAGACAAGCACCAAGAGCAAGAGAGGAGAAACTGGAAATCCAGCACAGGTGCATCAGATACAAACTAGTGATAACGGTCCCTTGATTCCCAAGCGGGATCCAATCCAGAATAGCCCAGGTCCTCCCCGCTGAAGAGCTGGTTAGTTACTGTCTGGGATTCCGCAGGCGTCGGCTCAGGCGAGCGACTGCTATTGAGAAGTGACCTCAGTGCCGGGGCCGAGGCCGGGTCTCACCAGGAAGGCAGAGGGCCCGAAGCTTGAGGTAAGAGAGCTGGatctctgcagggctgggcaggtCAGCAGCTGTCTCCACTATCACGCACTGGGCGTGGCCAGCGAGCATCAGCGCTTCCACGGACCTGCAGAGAGACGCAGCCGCACCGGGGAGGTGGAATCACTGCTTTGGTCTGGGCTATGGGGCCCGGCAGCACAGCGCTCCTACCATGATGCGagggcactggggtcagcaccGGCGATGAGGGGACAGCA
This window contains:
- the MTMR11 gene encoding myotubularin-related protein 11 translates to MLSGSKNSLTIQQDAQGPPLRGPKSSDMNGQRNRNCQAFPCIPGEHVLEEAARVRKIVRSRDGQGSILGTLYCTNLRVAFVPEPAPGDTVGAPRCSTCLHSEHDVALPCIGRLVAVNSFTKAKVLTASSTLKFIPEELVLYCRDFRVLRFGFRDSSLEYQAFQVTLAIVQAQESSSRSAEMWYDGTAIRNLENAWPSTEESSSPATLLFESPCDWEKELRRLGAAGWRVSPVNERFDMATSLPKYLWVPSRLLDNELKRAFGHFNARRIPRLCWHHPGGSDLLRAAGFHADSDPEKEDVRSVEALMLAGHAQCVIVETAADLPSPAEIQLSYLKLRALCLPDSSVADEKWLSALEGTRWLDHIRACVRKASEVAALVAERSRSVILQESDDRDLNCLLASLVQILSDPHARTQSGFQSLLQKEWVVAGHPFLQRLNLLRDNDREESPVFLLFLDCVWQLLQQFPASFEFTETYLVALHDSSYIPFFSTFLFNCQWERDRRNQHRASNQIYAPVNGWREPLPLEILQKGGRLVKETGGPYLPTIWDWALRYTTQQRAQFRNPAYARGSSSVPNGNSAPLGGDKLEAALSGNGAVYLFVKGGLSPQTHLFPWKNGSLSRKGWRWAQSLESLSEQDRSLRSKPSGCPLQPEGLLLPASVGPLIQLWRRCYLRGSQEVQRGLFASTLAELAEELDLLRERLGD